TCTTTTATACGAAGAGCAACCGTTTTCACATATACATCTTCTGATAATTGAAACTTTTCCATTCGTCTTCCCCCTCCGAATGTCTCCCTACATTTATTCTAAACATCTCTAGTGATTTCAGCAAGTAAATGCTCTTTTCAAAAAAATAACAAATATAAGAAATTTTTGAGAAAATGCCGTTGCTTTCACCTATACCAATCCAGAAATATTATGATTTTTTTTGACCCCAACTTAATCTATACCGATGTCAAACAAGCCCATTTGAGCGATAACAAAGATACACCAAAAATAAATAAAAAAGATGCTGAATATTCAATTCAAGCATCTTTTTTACTGGCTAATTGACTCATTTATTAATTATAAATAGCTTTGATTGGATCCATTCTTGATGCACTGATTGCAGGTATGATTCCGAATACAACACCTGTAAGGATAGATACCACTGTTGATATAGCAAAAATCGATGGCGTCATGACTGGAATAATATCGACAAATCTGCCGACTACGGTAGATAAGAGATAACCTAATCCTACTCCAATTAATCCTCCCAACAAGGTTATAAATGCTGCTTCTAAAAGAAATTGCAGCAAGATCATCCGCGGTTTGGCGCCGATTGCTCTACGAATTCCAATTTCTCGTTTTCTTTCTGTAACAGAAACATACATGATATTCATGACACCAATCCCACCAACTAAAAGAGAAATTGCAGTGACAGCCATCAAGAACATTGTCATACCTCCAATAGCCTCTTCCATTTGCTGTTGATTCTTTTGCTCTAAATCATTTTCTTTAAAGATCCCTTTAACATCAGGATGATTTTCGCTTAAAATAGCAACCGCTTGTGCAATGACCGTTTGTTTATCGGTCCCTTCCTTCAATTTAAAATTAATACCGCTGATTGACTTGGAAGCTGCTAGTTTATTATACGAACTTCTTGATACAAAACTACTGTTCACAATATTCCAGTCTAACGACATCGCCTCAGAATTATCCAATGCGTCATAATCAAACGGCTCTAAAATACCAATCACTTTGTACATATATCCGTTGATTGAAACAGCTTTTCCGATCAATTCACCAGGATCATCCATCTTTAAACTCATGTCAAACGTATCATGATTTAAAATGATCACATCTTTATTGATATCTCGATCGTCAAAATCCCGACCATATTTAATTTTATTCTGGCCTCTATTAGAAGTGACCATTAAATTTGCTTTAGCGCCAAAATAATCTAACTGAGTTGTCAAATTATCTCCCATCATACCGTCTCCATATTGAGGATAAATCGATTCAACGCCATCAATATCTCTAACTTTTTTCATATCAACTCGGGAAAAGCTATAGTCTGGCTCTTCAAACGACATCATCCCAGAAGCACTTTCATCCTGCATCGTATAATGTAGCTTGACCACATCTGTATTCATAGCACTCGTTGCAGACATTACTTGCTTTTTCATGCCCTCACCTAGTGTTGAAATCGTCACAACAGAAGCAATCCCAATAATGATTCCAATCATCGTCAAAAACACTCGCAGCTTATGCGCTCGTAGACTCAATAAGGTACTTATCAATAGATTTGAGATCATCGAATCACCTCTTCTTCAAGGAAACGACCATCTTTCATATGGATCACTCGAGTCGCATATTTTTTCATATCGCCATCATGAGTTACCATCACGATCGTTTTACCCTGTTGATTCAACTCTGTCAACAGCTCCATGATCTCAGTTCCAGTTTCACTATCAAGTGCCCCTGTTGGTTCATCTGCCATGATTAACAGTGGATCATTGACTAGAGAACGAGCAATCGCCACTCGCTGCTGTTGTCCACCAGATAGTTCATTAACTTTTGCTTTTGTTTTTGCACCTAAACCAACCAACTCTAAATATTTTTCAGCAATCTTGCGTTTTTCTTCATTACTTTTCTTGCCTTCATATACACAAGGCAATTGCACGTTTTGGCTAACATTCAATGAATTGATCAAAAAGAATTGTTGAAAAATAAAACCAAGATATTCATTTCGAAACTCAGATTTTTTATTCTCTGAAAGTTTAGAAACATCTTCCCCTTTAAAAAGATAATTGCCATCAGAAACACGGTCTAAAAAACCAATGATATTCATCAAAGTAGTTTTTCCACTTCCCGATTTTCCCATGATCATAATGAATTCACCTTCATTGATCGTCAAATCCAATGATTTTAAAACCTGCAATTTTTCTTTCCCAACAGGAAAATATTTATTGATAGCTTGCATTTGAATGAGAGGTCGCGGGCTTTGTTCTTCTTGTGTCATGTGTGCTCCTCCTATTCTTTAGCTGCTGCTCCTGATTCTTTACTTTCTTCTCCAATCAGATCTCCTTCTTTGACTTCCTTTTTAGAGGAAACGACGATTCGATCAGCCGACTCTAAACCTGAATTGACAACTGTATTTTCACCTTTTTCTTCGCCTACTTGAATATCACGGCGGATCACTGAACCGAAATCGTTCACTAATACATATTTTTTGCCATCTTGATCATGGATTGCCTTTTTAGGGACTTCAATTGGTTTGTTGTCTCCTAGATTGATCGTTGCTTGCATATGGTAACCATTTTTGATGCCATCCAAACTATCGAGAGCCAATTTTACATTATAATTAGACATCGAACTGTCTGCACCAGTACTTTCACCTTGATTTTGATTTGCTTGTGCTTCAGGTGGATTGTCATCGATATACGAAATTTTACCTGTCACCGTTGTGCCGCTTGAAACCACTGAAAGATTTGCTTTTTGGTCTACGGCAATTTTCATCAAATCTTTTTCATTTACTTTTCCTGCAACATATAGACCATCCGATGTCAAACGTAGTACTGGCGCATTTTCATCTTTGACTTCTGGAATGGACACACGTCCTTTAAACTTTGCTTTAGTTGAAATGAACTGCTTCGTTGACAGGTCAGCAATTGTTTCATTTGAAAAGAAAATTTCTTCATCTACTCCATCGACTTCTGCTTGATGTTGTTCATCAATAGCAGCTCCCGTTGTGTTTCGTTCTTCTTCTTTTGTTTTATTAAAAGTATCGATTGCTCGATTCCATTTCTTATAGATATTTTGTTTTTTTGTTGCAAGTTTACTTAAGGTATTATTTTGTACTTCGATTTCTTTAGTTACTTCTTTATCTTCATACGTAAATAATTCTGTGTCAGGTTCGACAACATCTCCATTTTTGACTTTAATTTCTGGTGTGCTTGTCATTTTGTTATCTTTTGCAAAAGCTTCCGCCTGTTCAGGTTGTACAACACCATTGATGTATACCTGTTCAATATCGGGCACTTCAAAATATTCGATTCCTAAATCTTCTGTGGCAGTCTTCATTTCAGGACCAGCCGCTTGTTTTCCTCCAAATAAACTTGGAAGAACAAAGATACCAATTATTACCACTACTGCAACTATCCCTGCAATGATCATTGTTCTTTTTTTCATAATTCTACTCCTCATCTCCTTTTTTATCCCATCAAGTAATCTCTTTCCAACAACACAGTTGTCTTACTCTTAATTTAACCATTATTCGGTACATCATACAACTTACATTTTTGTAATTGCTCGAAAATTCAGTTTATTACAAACGTTTTTTTCATTAAACTCGTTTGTTCAATAAAAACGATCCAGCTACGAAAATCGTTTTCTATGTAAAAATTACTCTTTTATCGTATCGTTTCAGCTTTTAAGAGTCTGAGTTAGAAACCAAAAGGATTATTTCTTAGACCCTTAAAACCTTAACAAACGACCTTAATAATACGCTTAATTTTTTTACCTTCTTACTAGTTATAAACTCCTTCTTTTAACCAATTCAACCTGGTTTTAAAATTTCCAATTGTTAGCTCAATTTCATAATCAGGATTTTCCTTAAGTTTGCGATAGCCTTCGATAATCGAAGAATATACGGTATTCATAAGCATCTGCATCAACATTTTAAATTCCTGTTCATTTTGAATGTTCAACTTAGTAAGATCAATCAGTTTATACATTTTATGGCCGTGACGTTTTTTCTGCCATGGTTCACCCTTTTTGTCGTTTGGGGTGAATTGTGGAGAAATCCGGCTAGTGGTTTGATAATCCATTTTCATAAAAAGATTGTGATAAAATGACGCATGCTCACCAGTCAATACTTCTAAAATCAACTTAGGAAAATATATGGCTAGCCCCTCAAACAAATCACCATCTGCTTCTTTAATATATTTTTCAATATTTTTTTTACTATCTTGCCTCAATAAATCAAAATAGTAGTAATAAAGATCTTCTTTATCTTCGAAATACTGATAGAAGCTGCCTCTAGGTATCTCAGCTAATCTCACGATATTAGCAATTGAGGCATCATTCAAGGCTGTTCTGGAAAATTCGATGGAAGCCGCTTCTAATAGGCGTTGCTGCTTCTCTTTAGTTAAATGAAAAAAAGTCTTTTTTGGCATATTTTGCATCCCTTCCTTTTTATGACAAGATGTCATATGACACCTTGTCATTATATCATCTTAAAAGAAAAAGGCAAGAGGCATAAATAGCATTTTAAATAATTTATACAAAAAAACTGGTTACTCCAGCTTTTTTATGCGCTCATTTACTGCTTGTTCTACCTCTTTCACAACTTTTTCAAAGGGTTGATTTGCATTGATTATAGAGTGGTTCGGATATGTGATTATTTTATTTTTATTCTGAGATTCTTGAGTGTATAATGCGCCTCGTTGTTTTATAAGTATGGTATCATTTTCTCTCGTCTGTAACCTTGATAATACATTTTTTTTAGATACATCTAAGAAAATCGGAATAATCATATTGCCAAATTGTTCTTCGATTTTTTGAAATCCCTTGAACGTCAAAACATCATAGGCATAATGATCCGTCGTTTTTTGAATCAGTTCTGCTATCCCTACACCATATTGATTGCCATGATAGGTATCAAATTCTGCCAAAGCATTCATATTTAATAAGTGTTGAAATCCTTCTTCCGTTTCAAAATAGTAATCTGCACCCTCTACTTCTTCCTTGCGAATAGGGCGAGTTGTATGAGATATCACCTTATACTCCGACGGAAAAACAGCTTCTGCTACTCTTGTTTTTCCTGAACCGCTAGGACCGATAATAACAAAAAATGGGTGCTTGAGTTTTTTTCTTTCCACTAGTCCTTCCCCCTTACAAATTTACTATACAACAACGAAAGAGCGGCTTCAATAAAAAGGAAAATAAGGAATCATTTTTAGACGATTAGCATGCGTTAGTGATTTAATGAATGGACTTTTACTCTTCCTTATCACATAAAAAAAGGGCTATAAAACAGATTTGTTCTGCTTTATAACCCCAATTTGTTTTCTAGTTCAACTCTTGACCATTCGTTTCAATGACTTGCTTATACCAATTAAATGATTTTTTCTCATAACGATTCATCGTTCCTTCACCGTTATCATCTAGATCTACATAGATAAAACCGTAACGTTTGCTCATTTCACCAGTTGAAGCACTGACTAAATCAATACAGCCCCAAGGTGTGTAGCCCATTAAATCAACGCCATCTTTAATGGCATCTGACATCGCTTCAATGTGACGACGTAAATAATCAATTCGGTAATCATCTTCTACATAAAAGTTTTCATCCACTTTATCGATCGCGCCTAAGCCATTTTCAACAATGAATAACGGTTTTTGATAACGATCGTATAATTCATTCAAAGCAATCCTCAAGCCTTCAGGATCGATCTGCCAGCCCCATTCACTTGCTTCTAAGAATGGATTGCGCACACCACCTAATAAGTTTCCGACTACTGTATCCTCTTCGTCAGCCGTTTCATTGACTGCAGAAGACATATAATAACTAAAACCAATATAATCTACCGCATATTCTTTCATTAAGGCTAAATCATCATCACCAATCTCTAACTCAGAGACGCCATATTTATCAAACATGCGTTGTTGATATGCTGGATACTCACCACGAACCTGAGCATCTGTACAATAGAAATTAAATTCTTGATTTTGAGCCAGTGTTGCCATTTGATTGATTGGATTTGCATCAATACTGTAGGTTGTCGCATAAATGATCATGCAACCAATTTGCATATCAGGATTGATTTCATGACCGATTTTCACAGCTTTTGCGCTAGCGACAAATTGATTATGCCATGCTTGGAAAACATTTTGATAATCGCCTGCACCTGTTGCTTTAACCATTCCTTGGCTTAATGCAGGGAAATGGAAGGCAGAATTGATTTCATTAAATGTCATCCAATATTTTACTTTTTTGCCATAACGAGTTAATACAACTGTGGCATAGTTTTCAAAGAAATCGATCATTTTACGATTTTTCCAACCACCATATTCTTTGGCTAAGTGTAAAGGCATTTCATAATGAGAAATTGTAATCACAGGCTCGATACCATGTTTCAAGCACTCATCGATCACTTGATCATAAAACTTCAACCCAGCCTCATTTGGAGTAGCTTCATCACCTTTAGGAAAAATTCTAGTCCAAGCAATTGAAAAGCGATAACATTTAAAGCCCATTTTTGCAAATAAAGCAATGTCTTCTTTAAAACGGTGATAGTGATCGATCCCGCGGTGGTTAGGGTAAATGAACTTGTCTTCATCGATTTCCCAATTAAACGTATCACTACCTAAAATTTGAAAACGTTGTTTCCCTCCAGGCATTGCATCTGCTACTGACAAGCCTTTGCCATCAGAGCGATACGCTCCTTCTAATTGATTGGCTGCTGTTGCGCCACCCCATAAAAATCCTTCTGGAAATGCAGTTGTTTTAATTGACATCTAGTATTCCTCCTTATTTTAAAAATTAATAGGGCTCGTTTAGCTCCTCGAAAAAAAGATAACATAAAAACTAAACGGGCTCATTAAGCATTATCTAAAATTTAAAATCCTTTAATTAGCGAACAATGGCCAAGAAATCTTCTCCATGTAAAACATCTGTTTGATCCATATCTAATACATCCAAATAATCACCACTATTTGTCACAACAACTGGCGTTACCACTGGATGTCCTGCTGCTTTGATTTTTTCAATATCAAATTTAACTAATAAATCGCCCTGTTTGACTTTATCCCCTTGTTTGACTAATATCTCAAATCCGTCACCATCCATCTCGACCGTATCCATACCAATGTGCATTAAAACTTCAGCACCATCTTCTGTTGTAATACCGACCGCATGACCTGTTGGAAAGAGCGTTGTGATTTCTCCATTCGCTGGAGCATAAAGTTCACCTAAGATTGGTTCGATCGCAATCCCTTTACCCAATGCACCTGATGAAAATACTTGATCTTCAACTTTATCTAAAGGAACGATTGTACCTGTTATTGGGCTTGTTAAAACAATTTTATCATTTTTATTGCCATTTTGTGCTTCTGAGCTATCACTTTGACCTTTTACAGGTGTTTCGCTGCCTGCTTCTGGTTTATCTTCAAATTTCAAAATAAAGGTTAATACAAAAGCAATGACAAAAGCAATGATTGTTCCGATTACCGCTGCAATCAAACCAGAAGTATCTTTTGTATCTTGAGGAATAAATCCTGGTAAACTCAACAAACTGATCAAACCAAATACATAGTTTTGAACATGGCTGAAACCGATAAATGCACCACCGACAGCGCCACCAATACATGCTGCAATAAATGGTTTTTTAAGTGGTAAAGTAACACCATAAACAGTTGGTTCTGTAATCCCAAAGATCGAAGTGATCGTTGAAGATAAAGCTAACCCTTTTAATTTTACATTTTTTGTCATAAAGAAGACTGCTAAAGCTGCTCCACCTTGTGCTAATACAGCTGGTAAAAGCATTGGTGCCATTGTATCTACGCCGCCGCCTGCTGCTGAAAGGTTTAATAACATGATTGGAACAAAGCCCCAATGCATACCGAACATCACGAACACTTGCCATAAACCACCCATAACTGCACCGGCAATAATTGGGCTGAAACCATAAATTCCATCATAGCCTTTTCCAAGTAAATCACCTAAAATTGTACCGATTGGACCAATTGCAATAAAAGTAACTGGTGCCATTACAAGAAATACTGCCAAAGGAACACAAATGATTTGTAAGAAAGAAGGAATTACTTTCTTAAAGAAACGTTCAACATAACTTTGAACAAAAACAGCTAAGATAATCGGGATAACGGATGATGTATACGCACTTGCCCCAATAATCACTGGAATACCTGCAAAACTCAACGGTTGTCCAGCCAAAGCAGTAATGCTAGGATGCACGAGCGCCATTGCTAAACAGACTGCTAAAAACTGATTCGTTTTGAACTTCTTCGCAGCAGTAAAGGCTAGAAGAATCGGTAGGAATGTGAAAATCCCGTCAGCTATTGCAAAAAGAACAACATAAACACCTGATTCTACAGTCAACCAGTTTAATGTAACCGCTAGTGTTAAGAAGCCTTTTAAGACCCCAGCTCCAGCCATCGCACCTAAGAATGGCGTGAATATAGAAGAAATAATGTCAATCAGTTGATTAAAAATATTGCCTTTAGGTCCTTCATCTTTTGCTGAATCATCGTCGCCTAAACCACTGTGCGCCATCAATTCTTTATACACATCACTTACGTGGCTGCCGATTACGACTTGATATTGGCCACCACTTCTAACAACTTGAATCACATCTGGATCTTGATTTAATTTTTCAGTCGCCGCTTTTTCCTCATCTTTTAATTTAAAACGCAGACGAGTAGCGCAGTGGACAACGCTATTAACATTTTCTTCTCCGCCGACAAGCGTTAAGACGCGCTCAGCAATTTCTTGATTTTTACTCATTTTATATCCCCTTTTCCTTAATTTTTTATATAAAAAAACCTAAACTGAAAAAACAATGATCTACTATACTTAAAAAAACCTAAATATAGATGGATCGGTTGTTTTTTCAATCTAGGTTTTGCCTGCTAAACAGTAACAATCCGCTTCGATTGAAATTTGAATTTTTTAATACAAATAAATGCTAAATTTTTTTCTCTCCAGCTACTCGCTGAATATGAATAGTCAAATAAATTTGTTCCGCTTTATCAATTGGTTTTTGATATTTTTTGACTAGATAATCATTAATTCTTTGCACTGATTGAAATGCTTTTGGATACTTGCTTTGAATCAACTCATAAAGAAAGTCATCTTCTTCGTCATGTGCTTCATTTTGTAGATAACGTTGGGCAAAATACTGTAAGTGCGTCACGATTCTTTGATAGTTCAATGAATCTTCATCAAATGGTTTACCGAAATAACGACTAATA
The Enterococcus silesiacus DNA segment above includes these coding regions:
- a CDS encoding ABC transporter permease, whose amino-acid sequence is MISNLLISTLLSLRAHKLRVFLTMIGIIIGIASVVTISTLGEGMKKQVMSATSAMNTDVVKLHYTMQDESASGMMSFEEPDYSFSRVDMKKVRDIDGVESIYPQYGDGMMGDNLTTQLDYFGAKANLMVTSNRGQNKIKYGRDFDDRDINKDVIILNHDTFDMSLKMDDPGELIGKAVSINGYMYKVIGILEPFDYDALDNSEAMSLDWNIVNSSFVSRSSYNKLAASKSISGINFKLKEGTDKQTVIAQAVAILSENHPDVKGIFKENDLEQKNQQQMEEAIGGMTMFLMAVTAISLLVGGIGVMNIMYVSVTERKREIGIRRAIGAKPRMILLQFLLEAAFITLLGGLIGVGLGYLLSTVVGRFVDIIPVMTPSIFAISTVVSILTGVVFGIIPAISASRMDPIKAIYN
- a CDS encoding peptide ABC transporter ATP-binding protein → MTQEEQSPRPLIQMQAINKYFPVGKEKLQVLKSLDLTINEGEFIMIMGKSGSGKTTLMNIIGFLDRVSDGNYLFKGEDVSKLSENKKSEFRNEYLGFIFQQFFLINSLNVSQNVQLPCVYEGKKSNEEKRKIAEKYLELVGLGAKTKAKVNELSGGQQQRVAIARSLVNDPLLIMADEPTGALDSETGTEIMELLTELNQQGKTIVMVTHDGDMKKYATRVIHMKDGRFLEEEVIR
- a CDS encoding RND transporter, with amino-acid sequence MKKRTMIIAGIVAVVVIIGIFVLPSLFGGKQAAGPEMKTATEDLGIEYFEVPDIEQVYINGVVQPEQAEAFAKDNKMTSTPEIKVKNGDVVEPDTELFTYEDKEVTKEIEVQNNTLSKLATKKQNIYKKWNRAIDTFNKTKEEERNTTGAAIDEQHQAEVDGVDEEIFFSNETIADLSTKQFISTKAKFKGRVSIPEVKDENAPVLRLTSDGLYVAGKVNEKDLMKIAVDQKANLSVVSSGTTVTGKISYIDDNPPEAQANQNQGESTGADSSMSNYNVKLALDSLDGIKNGYHMQATINLGDNKPIEVPKKAIHDQDGKKYVLVNDFGSVIRRDIQVGEEKGENTVVNSGLESADRIVVSSKKEVKEGDLIGEESKESGAAAKE
- a CDS encoding TetR family transcriptional regulator, which translates into the protein MPKKTFFHLTKEKQQRLLEAASIEFSRTALNDASIANIVRLAEIPRGSFYQYFEDKEDLYYYYFDLLRQDSKKNIEKYIKEADGDLFEGLAIYFPKLILEVLTGEHASFYHNLFMKMDYQTTSRISPQFTPNDKKGEPWQKKRHGHKMYKLIDLTKLNIQNEQEFKMLMQMLMNTVYSSIIEGYRKLKENPDYEIELTIGNFKTRLNWLKEGVYN
- a CDS encoding guanylate kinase; protein product: MERKKLKHPFFVIIGPSGSGKTRVAEAVFPSEYKVISHTTRPIRKEEVEGADYYFETEEGFQHLLNMNALAEFDTYHGNQYGVGIAELIQKTTDHYAYDVLTFKGFQKIEEQFGNMIIPIFLDVSKKNVLSRLQTRENDTILIKQRGALYTQESQNKNKIITYPNHSIINANQPFEKVVKEVEQAVNERIKKLE
- a CDS encoding 6-phospho-beta-glucosidase; translation: MSIKTTAFPEGFLWGGATAANQLEGAYRSDGKGLSVADAMPGGKQRFQILGSDTFNWEIDEDKFIYPNHRGIDHYHRFKEDIALFAKMGFKCYRFSIAWTRIFPKGDEATPNEAGLKFYDQVIDECLKHGIEPVITISHYEMPLHLAKEYGGWKNRKMIDFFENYATVVLTRYGKKVKYWMTFNEINSAFHFPALSQGMVKATGAGDYQNVFQAWHNQFVASAKAVKIGHEINPDMQIGCMIIYATTYSIDANPINQMATLAQNQEFNFYCTDAQVRGEYPAYQQRMFDKYGVSELEIGDDDLALMKEYAVDYIGFSYYMSSAVNETADEEDTVVGNLLGGVRNPFLEASEWGWQIDPEGLRIALNELYDRYQKPLFIVENGLGAIDKVDENFYVEDDYRIDYLRRHIEAMSDAIKDGVDLMGYTPWGCIDLVSASTGEMSKRYGFIYVDLDDNGEGTMNRYEKKSFNWYKQVIETNGQELN
- a CDS encoding PTS beta-glucoside transporter subunit EIIBCA, with product MSKNQEIAERVLTLVGGEENVNSVVHCATRLRFKLKDEEKAATEKLNQDPDVIQVVRSGGQYQVVIGSHVSDVYKELMAHSGLGDDDSAKDEGPKGNIFNQLIDIISSIFTPFLGAMAGAGVLKGFLTLAVTLNWLTVESGVYVVLFAIADGIFTFLPILLAFTAAKKFKTNQFLAVCLAMALVHPSITALAGQPLSFAGIPVIIGASAYTSSVIPIILAVFVQSYVERFFKKVIPSFLQIICVPLAVFLVMAPVTFIAIGPIGTILGDLLGKGYDGIYGFSPIIAGAVMGGLWQVFVMFGMHWGFVPIMLLNLSAAGGGVDTMAPMLLPAVLAQGGAALAVFFMTKNVKLKGLALSSTITSIFGITEPTVYGVTLPLKKPFIAACIGGAVGGAFIGFSHVQNYVFGLISLLSLPGFIPQDTKDTSGLIAAVIGTIIAFVIAFVLTFILKFEDKPEAGSETPVKGQSDSSEAQNGNKNDKIVLTSPITGTIVPLDKVEDQVFSSGALGKGIAIEPILGELYAPANGEITTLFPTGHAVGITTEDGAEVLMHIGMDTVEMDGDGFEILVKQGDKVKQGDLLVKFDIEKIKAAGHPVVTPVVVTNSGDYLDVLDMDQTDVLHGEDFLAIVR